The following DNA comes from Mycobacterium sp. MS1601.
TGCGAGTCGGACAACGGATCGACATCACGCAAGTACGCATTGAACGCGTCATAGTCCTGGGTCGTGTAGCGGTAGATTCCCTCGACTCCCTCCTTCGAGAGTGCCGGGTAGGCATCGGAAACTTTCGTCGCCCACTCATCGAACCGAGCGGGATCGACGGGTCCACCCGGCAGCCGAAACTCGTTGTTGATATCGGTGAGGTCCGGAAACACCGCGTCTTCCGGAGCCCTGTTGGCGGGCGGGTCCGTCAACCCGGTGTGCGGCGGATTGTTGGCACCGTCGCCTGGGGAACCGTGTCCACCGCTGGGTGATCCGTCCGGCGGGTGCCCTCCGGCACCCGCGCCCGATGCGCCGCCAAATGTCGCGTGGCTGCTGTCGCCGGATCCACCACTTGCGCCAGGTCCTGCGTATCTGCCGTTCCCTTGCTGCCCCGGGCCGTGGTCGAGCGGTGCTCCGCCGCCGGTGGGCGACCCACCGCCGAAAGGTGAGCTTTGTCCAGGAGAACTCGCGCCGCCGCCAGATCCAATCCCACCTCCGCCAGCCCCTGGAGGTGCTGACAAGCCTTCTGAACTCGCTTGTGACGGTGCCGACACAGCTGAGCCACCGGCGACGTCTGCGTCGGAGATCGGCCTGGCAGGGAGCGGCTTGTGTTCAGTGGGACCGAGATGTGTTTGTGGCGGGACCGACGCTGACACCGGTGCACCAGACTCGGGCTCAGGCACCTTGAATTGTTCTGGCGGAGGTACCGGCGCACCACCTGTCGGCGTCTTCGGCGGGTCCGGCACCGACGCGGGAGTCGGAGATCCGCCGACGGGAACGTCCGGACCCTTCGGCAGCTCCGGAACCTTCGGAATGACAGGGGTTTTCGGTAGTTCGAGATGCGGCGCCACACGGCTGACCGCCTCGGCTGTTTCGGCGGCGCCGTGTCCCAGGGTTCCGAGCTTGCTCGCGCCGCCACCGGGAAGGAAGAAGGTGGCGACGTCGAACGCACTGCGCCCCAGCGCCTCGGCGGGATTGGTCTTCCACAGATCCCAGTGCACGGTCTCCTTGCCCACCTGGAGCCACGCATCGCCGGTCCCGGCCCACCCGTCCTCGTCGGCACCCACCAACGGGGCCATGCCACTGACCAGCTGGCGGTAAGAGTCGAGGCTGCCCTGCGGGTCGACCACCGCCCGCTGGGGACTGTAGGTCCACGCACCTTCGACGAGCTCCCACGCTTGCAGCCCAAATCCCTTGCTGACCTGGGCCATGTCGTCGATGATCTGGCCCACGGGGTTGCCCTGGAGAAACTGTTCCCACTCCTTGTCGGCCAGCTTCAGCATGCTCTCGGCGATGGTGGCTGCCGCACCGACCATGGGCTTCAGTTCGGCCATCAGGGCGGACACCTGGGATGCGAAGTTGTCGACCACCGTTTTGATGTCTTCGGCGATCTGCTTGATCTCCGATTCCTCGTCGTCGGTGAGGAAATCCCAGATGATCTTCGCGCCGGTCATCGGATCGCAGATGCGCGCCAGCAGGTCGATGATCGCGGCGTGCACCTCGTCAACTTTGTCGGCGTAAGAGATCAACTTCGCCGCTACGGACGTGGTATGTGACATCACTTCGGATGCCGCGTTGAGTGAGTCGGCGAACGCCTTCCCCATTGCTTCCGCTTCCGGAATCTGCTGAGCGCCAATGACGCCCAGCGC
Coding sequences within:
- a CDS encoding ADP-ribosyltransferase, which encodes MAPLSVDPAALDGAGVTLTDVGKDIGWTMSTLAGTLSGCGGMCGDDPVGSAIGESYDSAAAGLLKAFAASRNGLVNLGDGVRMSAHNYSMAEALSDGRGAAEPLPVPAASGSIASGQPPTSVGGSIPAPPGFGWVSKYIGMIWPTADSAQLRTAAGAWMAAGTELLVTQTTAAPALGVIGAQQIPEAEAMGKAFADSLNAASEVMSHTTSVAAKLISYADKVDEVHAAIIDLLARICDPMTGAKIIWDFLTDDEESEIKQIAEDIKTVVDNFASQVSALMAELKPMVGAAATIAESMLKLADKEWEQFLQGNPVGQIIDDMAQVSKGFGLQAWELVEGAWTYSPQRAVVDPQGSLDSYRQLVSGMAPLVGADEDGWAGTGDAWLQVGKETVHWDLWKTNPAEALGRSAFDVATFFLPGGGASKLGTLGHGAAETAEAVSRVAPHLELPKTPVIPKVPELPKGPDVPVGGSPTPASVPDPPKTPTGGAPVPPPEQFKVPEPESGAPVSASVPPQTHLGPTEHKPLPARPISDADVAGGSAVSAPSQASSEGLSAPPGAGGGGIGSGGGASSPGQSSPFGGGSPTGGGAPLDHGPGQQGNGRYAGPGASGGSGDSSHATFGGASGAGAGGHPPDGSPSGGHGSPGDGANNPPHTGLTDPPANRAPEDAVFPDLTDINNEFRLPGGPVDPARFDEWATKVSDAYPALSKEGVEGIYRYTTQDYDAFNAYLRDVDPLSDSQKYSLGARSIDDMTPEQRSALEAQIQKTDDGLASLPPYRADPSDASSITWRGLRAPDELLSKFEVGKTFTDGAFFSSSKDQFVAESFARGAGPNETPLLLKVEGHNGVDVTQLSKYADESEVLFPRSSSFEVISAQLDENGVMRVILRQKE